From the Lolium rigidum isolate FL_2022 chromosome 2, APGP_CSIRO_Lrig_0.1, whole genome shotgun sequence genome, one window contains:
- the LOC124687495 gene encoding salt tolerance receptor-like cytoplasmic kinase 1, translating to MPDGCGLLDCLRRGERDKHDTGRTDSRVSDEPSGAGGASADGKSGRVRRLEWAEVESVTGGFSSRVIGQGGFSTVYLASLSSSRLGAVKVQRSSERLLRVFRQELDVLVSVRHPHIVRLLGYCDEREEGVLVFEYAANGDLHERLHREREGGPKRAPLPWARRMAIAFQVAMALEYLHESRDPAVIHGDIKASNVLLDGTLDAKLCDFGFAHVGFSAAVHPVAATTAARASARHVMGSPGYLDPHLLRSGVPTKKSDVYSFGVLMLELVTGREAMCAETGHRLTATVGPTVSEGKVADVVDRRLGDAYDREEAATVGALALRCTNASPGLRPSMADVVRLLQEKTSALIAAVGPKPVRKTVS from the exons ATGCCGGACGGCTGCGGCCTGCTGGACTGCCTCCGCCGCGGCGAGCGCGACAAGCATGACACCGGCCGGACGGACTCCCGCGTCTCGGACGAGCCGAGCGGCGCCGGTGGCGCGTCGGCGGACGGCAAGAGCGGGCGGGTGAGGCGGCTCGAATGGGCCGAGGTCGAGTCGGTCACCGGCGGCTTCTCCTCCCGCGTGATCGGCCAGGGCGGCTTCAGCACGGTCTACCtcgcgtcgctctcctcctcccgccTCGGCGCCGTCAAGGTGCAGCGCAGCAGCGAGCGCCTCCTCCGCGTCTTCCGCCAGGAGCTCGACGTGCTCGTGTCCGTGCGCCACCCACACATCGTCCGCCTGCTCGGGTACTGCGACGAACGAG AGGAAGGCGTCCTGGTGTTCGAGTACGCCGCGAACGGCGACCTGCACGAGCGGCTCCACCGGGAACGGGAAGGCGGCCCGAAGCGGGCGCCGCTCCCGTGGGCGCGGCGCATGGCCATCGCGTTCCAGGTGGCGATGGCGCTCGAGTACCTCCACGAGAGCAGGGACCCGGCGGTCATCCACGGCGACATCAAGGCCTCCAACGTGCTCCTCGACGGCACCCTCGACGCCAAGCTCTGCGACTTCGGCTTCGCCCACGTCGGCTTCTCCGCCGCGGTCCATCCGGTCGCCGCCACCACGGCGGCCAGGGCCTCGGCGCGCCACGTCATGGGCTCCCCGGGCTACCTGGACCCGCACCTCCTCCGCTCCGGCGTGCCCACCAAGAAGAGCGACGTGTACAGCTTCGGGGTGCTCATGCTGGAGCTCGTCACCGGGCGGGAGGCCATGTGCGCGGAGACGGGACACCGGCTTACCGCCACCGTCGGTCCCACGGTCAGCGAGGGCAAAGTGGCCGACGTGGTGGACCGGAGGCTGGGGGATGCGTACGACAGGGAGGAGGCCGCCACCGTGGGGGCGCTCGCGCTGCGGTGCACCAATGCCAGCCCGGGGCTCCGGCCATCCATGGCGGACGTGGTGCGCTTGCTCCAGGAGAAGACGTCGGCGTTGATCGCGGCAGTTGGACCCAAGCCGGTCCGCAAGACGGTTTCCTGA